Within Actinoplanes sp. L3-i22, the genomic segment AGCGTCGAGGACCACCGCGGTGCCACCGGCCAGCAACGGCCCCCACAGCTCCAGGGCGAACGCGTCCCAGGCGGCGGGCGCGCCCAGCGGCATCACCGTGTGCGGGCCGAAGCTCGCGAACTCGGGGTCGTCGAGCAGCCGGGTCATCGCGGCGTGCGGGGTGATCGCGGCCTTCGGCCGGCCGGTGCTGCCCGAGGTGAAGAAGATCTGGGCCGGGTCGGTCCCGGTCACCGTGTCGGGCGGGACCGGCCGGTCCTGGGCGGTCCGGGCCGGGTCGACGGTGACCAGCGGGCCGCCGAGGAGCTCGCGGGCCTGCTCCCGGCGGGCCAGGGGCCAGGCCGGATCGAGCACCGCGTACGCGGCTCCGGCCTTGAGCACGCCGAGCAGCAGCGCGGGCAGCTGCGGTCCGCGGCCGGCCAGCACGCCGACCCGGTCCCCGGCGCGTACCCCGTCGGCGTGCAACCCGGCGGCGATCCGGTCGGAGTCGGTGTCGAGGCGCCGGTAGCTGATCGTCGCGCCGCTTCCGGTGATCGCGGGCGCGTCCGGGTACGCGCGGGCCCGGGCCCGGAACCGGCCGTGAATGGTCGACGTCATCGCGCGCCCGGCGCGCGGTAGAGCCGGCCGTCGTGCCAGATGTGCTCGGCGCCGCCCCAGGCGGCCGCGGCGGCGACGTCCGGGAAGAAGCCGCGTCCGGGCCGGTTGGCGCTGGTGTTCGCGAGCACCGGCACGCCGGTCGACGCCGCGTACCGGCGCAGCACCTCGGTCAGCACCGGCTCGGCGGTGGCCGAGATGGTCTGCAGGCGGGCGGTGCCGTCCAGGTGCACCACCGCCGGCACCCGAGCCGCCCAGCCGGGGCGCAGCCGGTGCTCGAAGAGCATGTAGGGGTCGGTGCCGCCGGGCGTGAAGACCTCCGCCGCGCGCTCCTCCAGGCAGATCGGCGCCACCGGCCGGTACGACTCGCGGCCCTTCATCCGGTTCAGCCGGTCCTTCATCGCCGCGTCGGTGGCCGGTGCCAGGATGCTGCGATGCCCCAGTGCCCGCGGGCCCAGCTCGGCCCGCCCGTGCATCACGATCACCGGTTCACCGGTCTCGGCCAGCAGGTCACCGAGCCCGGCCGGGGAACAGGGCGCGCACGTCCAGCCCGGCGGCAGGGCGCCGACGGTGGCCTCGGCGCCGGAGTAGACGTTCCAGCGCACCTCGGGGGTGGCGGCGTGCCGGGCGTGGTGGCTCATCGCCGCGCCCAGCGCGGAGCCGGCGTCGTTCGGGAACGGTGGCACCCACACCTGCTCGAACAGGCCGCTGCGGCGCAGCGCGGAGTTCCACTTGATGTTGAGCGCGCAGCCGCCGGCCAGGCACAGGTTGCGCGCCGCGTCGGCCGGCAGGCCCGGCACCAGCTCCTTGAACGCCTCGACCAGACAGGCGCCGAGATAGTCCTGGAACGTGGCGATCAGGTCCGCGTCGGAGAGCCCGGGCGCCAGCCGGTCCCGCTCGGACAGCAGCCGCCGGGCCACCCGGGCGCCGCCGTCGATCGCCATCGGCGCGACGGTGTCGAGCAGCGCGCCGATCGGGCCGTGCAGCTCCGGGACGTCGGTGCCCAGGCCGGCGTACGCCATCGCCTTGCCGGCGACCGCCGACGGCCGGGTCCGTCCCCAGCGCCGCTGCTCGGTCGCGAACTCGTCGGCGAACTCGGCGAACTGGCCGCAGAACTCGGCGAACGCGTTGCCGTAGACGGGCAGCAGCGGACCGTGGCTGATCACCCGGACCGGGCCGGGGCGCACCTCGTACAGAAGTGGCAGCATGCCGCCGTCCCAGACCAGCACCAGCGCCGGCTGGCCGGCCGCGGCGAACGGGCTGGCGCAGTAGGCGGAGAACAGGTGGTCGGTGGCGTGGTGATAGCTGACGTAGCGGCGCGGACGTCCGCCGACCGGCAGCCCGTCGAACTCGTACGCCTGATCGGCGCGCTGCGCCGCTGTCCGTTCGTGATAGGGCGCGACCGCGATCGGAACGTCGGTGCCGCCGAGCGAGAGCGTGAGCTCGCCGGCATGCCAGCCGTCCACCGCGAAGACGTCCACGTCGTCGGCGCCGTACCCGAGCTCGGCCAGGATCTCGGTGATCGTCTCGGCCCGGTCGAGCGGGGCGTGCCGCGGGTTGTTGTCGCGCTTCTCGAGTTCGGCGACCGCGACCAGCCGGCCGTCCTCGAGCACGGCCAGCCCACCGTCGTGGGTCAGCTTGAGACCGCAAATGATCATGACTGCTCCAGGGCCGGATCGATGACGCGGGCCAGGGCGGCGACGGTGTCGCCGACGAGTTCGTCCGGGCGTGCGGCGACGGCGGCGAGCGCGTGCGGGAGCACGGCCAGCAGCCGTGCGGCGAACGCCGGGTCCACCTCGCGCGGATCGGTGAGCGCCTGCACCCGGTAACCGTCGCCGTCGGCGTTGACGATGACCGCGAGCGGGACCCGGGACTCGGGAATCGGCACCCGGATCGGGGTCGCCGCGAGCCCGAGATCCGGCAGCTCCGGCGGCTTGTCGACAAAATTCAACACCAATTGGGTGTACGGCGCCCGAGCGCGCCCGCCGCGCGGTGGCTTCAGTTCCCGCACGATGCGGTCGAACGGCACCGCCTGGTGGGCGACCGCGCCGGTGACCGCCTGCCCGACGGCCGCGGTCAGGCCGGCGAGCCGGTCGGTGTCGCCGAGCCGGACCCGGATCGGCAGCAGGTGCGCGAACAGCCCGATCACCGACTCCGCCGCGGCGCCGCGGCGACCGGCGTTCGGGCAGGCCACCACCACGTCGTCCACCCCGCAGAGCACCCGGAGCGACAGCGCGAACCCGGTCAGCAGCAGGGTGAACGGGCTGTGCCCGCGGTCGAGGGCAGCGTGCCGGATCGCCGTGCCGGCGGCTGGCGCGATGGTGGCGTCCGTCTGCACGGCCGCGCCCTCGGCCGCCTCCGGGTCGCCGGATGGCAGCGCGACGGCCGGGGGAGCGCCGTCGAGGGCGCGTCGCCAGTGCTCCAGCTGAACCTCCAGCTCGCCGGCGCCCAGCGCGGTGGCCTCCGCGGCGAGCACCTCGGCGTAGCGGTGTCGCGGCGCGGGCAGCGCGCCGGGCTCGCCGCGGGCGAACGCGCGGTACAACTCGCCCAGCTCACGGACGAAGATGTCGTGGGATCCGCCGTCGAAGACGATGTGGTGCACCACGATGAGCAGCACGTCGTCGCCGTCCGGCAGCCGCAGCAGGTGCGCGCGCAGCAGCGGCCCGACGGCCAGGTCGAACGGCTGCTCGCGCAGGCCGGACAACCGCGCGACGACCGGCCCCGGCGCGGCCGTGCCGAACTGCTCGACCTCGACGGCCGGCACGTACGCGGGCGCCACGTCGACCCGCGGGCGGCCCCGCTCGGCCGGGAACCGCCAGCGCAGCACTTCGTGCCGGGTCACCAGCTCGGCGAGCGCCCGGCGCAGCAGAGCGGGGTCGAGCCGTCCGTGGATC encodes:
- a CDS encoding carbamoyltransferase N-terminal domain-containing protein; the protein is MIICGLKLTHDGGLAVLEDGRLVAVAELEKRDNNPRHAPLDRAETITEILAELGYGADDVDVFAVDGWHAGELTLSLGGTDVPIAVAPYHERTAAQRADQAYEFDGLPVGGRPRRYVSYHHATDHLFSAYCASPFAAAGQPALVLVWDGGMLPLLYEVRPGPVRVISHGPLLPVYGNAFAEFCGQFAEFADEFATEQRRWGRTRPSAVAGKAMAYAGLGTDVPELHGPIGALLDTVAPMAIDGGARVARRLLSERDRLAPGLSDADLIATFQDYLGACLVEAFKELVPGLPADAARNLCLAGGCALNIKWNSALRRSGLFEQVWVPPFPNDAGSALGAAMSHHARHAATPEVRWNVYSGAEATVGALPPGWTCAPCSPAGLGDLLAETGEPVIVMHGRAELGPRALGHRSILAPATDAAMKDRLNRMKGRESYRPVAPICLEERAAEVFTPGGTDPYMLFEHRLRPGWAARVPAVVHLDGTARLQTISATAEPVLTEVLRRYAASTGVPVLANTSANRPGRGFFPDVAAAAAWGGAEHIWHDGRLYRAPGAR